From Bradyrhizobium sp. NDS-1, the proteins below share one genomic window:
- a CDS encoding ferritin-like domain-containing protein codes for MGLFTKDIKTMNDLFVHQLQDIYYAEQQLTKALPKMASKATDPQLKQGFLTHLEETKQHVARLEEVFKMHGVPVKAVDCPAIDGIIEEADETAGEVADKAVLDAALINAAQAAEHYEIVRYGSLIAWARQLGRNDCASVLAKTLEEEKATDMKLTKLAESKVNLRAAS; via the coding sequence GCACCAGCTCCAGGACATCTATTATGCCGAGCAGCAACTGACCAAGGCGCTGCCGAAAATGGCAAGCAAGGCCACCGATCCGCAGCTAAAACAGGGCTTTTTGACGCACCTCGAGGAAACCAAGCAGCACGTCGCTCGGCTCGAGGAGGTCTTCAAGATGCATGGCGTTCCCGTGAAGGCGGTCGACTGCCCGGCGATCGACGGCATCATCGAGGAAGCCGACGAGACCGCCGGCGAGGTCGCGGACAAGGCGGTGCTCGATGCCGCGCTGATCAACGCGGCGCAGGCCGCCGAACATTATGAGATCGTACGCTACGGCAGCCTGATCGCATGGGCCAGGCAGCTCGGCCGCAACGACTGCGCCAGTGTGCTCGCCAAGACGCTCGAGGAAGAGAAGGCGACCGACATGAAGCTGACGAAACTCGCCGAGAGCAAGGTGAACCTGCGTGCGGCGAGCTAA